Proteins co-encoded in one Dehalococcoidia bacterium genomic window:
- a CDS encoding DUF6529 family protein, whose product MAILHTGQRLGAYAVEDLLGTGGMAEVYRATHTTLERPVAIKVINPSFNADPTFLLRFRREAKAVARLNHPNIVTVYDFGEQGELAYLVMEIATGGTFRERSRQFRTLAEAVEELAPIGDALHYAHRNGVVHRDLKPINLLMTEQPRLLLADFGLARVASESLDLGDSDGGLILGTPYYMAPEQALGEDVDQRADIYAFGILTYEVLAGHVPYDGTSALAVMQQHLKSPPPSIRAVIPRAPETLERAILRATAKQREDRFDSAAQFVGELRRAAQQAPDLPVAAALTPAPPAEPQPVQPMPGTEPIAGTPALAPPDAPVVADSEPGFTPRPGILRPAAAPEDQGDIQFTPMPARPAAAQPAPPPAPSAAAVRVPGARVAELLVERAPVQRRQRLARRTSRFTAAQWLLGGLGVLVVLLINVVGFWVWTQGRVAVRGKFAGDLTTFIYDKLAGLKSVMALLALLCAAIAVLTMRAAIIDNRHLAPGTYRKLRQYHRVAGWAAIWIALAVGFLTCFGIFGFGTGSWRTFLHSLLGTALVAVIFAKIAVVRYYPAQRRYLSWLGHSLLVLFFLVFLTSAVPFAWGHLHGKAGPNPYRAAAEQTLR is encoded by the coding sequence ATGGCGATACTGCACACGGGGCAGCGACTTGGAGCGTACGCCGTCGAGGATCTGCTCGGCACCGGCGGTATGGCCGAGGTCTACCGCGCCACGCACACCACGCTCGAACGGCCGGTGGCGATCAAGGTCATCAACCCCTCGTTCAACGCCGACCCGACCTTCCTGCTGCGTTTCCGGCGCGAGGCGAAGGCGGTCGCCCGACTCAACCACCCCAACATCGTCACCGTCTACGACTTCGGCGAGCAGGGCGAGCTCGCCTACCTGGTGATGGAGATCGCCACCGGGGGCACGTTTCGAGAGCGGTCACGGCAGTTCCGCACGCTGGCCGAGGCGGTCGAGGAGCTGGCGCCGATCGGCGACGCACTCCACTACGCGCACCGCAACGGCGTCGTCCACCGCGACCTCAAACCGATCAACCTGCTGATGACCGAGCAGCCGCGCCTGCTGCTCGCCGACTTCGGCCTGGCGCGCGTCGCCTCCGAAAGCCTCGATCTTGGCGACAGCGACGGCGGCTTGATCCTCGGCACGCCGTATTACATGGCGCCGGAGCAGGCGCTGGGCGAAGACGTGGATCAGCGCGCCGACATCTACGCCTTCGGCATTCTCACCTACGAGGTCCTCGCCGGCCACGTGCCCTACGACGGAACCTCGGCGCTCGCCGTGATGCAGCAGCACCTGAAGTCGCCGCCTCCCTCGATCCGCGCCGTCATTCCCCGGGCGCCGGAGACGCTCGAACGGGCGATCCTGCGCGCCACGGCCAAGCAGCGCGAAGACCGCTTCGACAGCGCTGCGCAGTTCGTGGGCGAGCTGCGCCGTGCCGCGCAGCAGGCGCCGGACCTGCCCGTCGCCGCCGCGCTGACGCCCGCGCCGCCGGCCGAACCGCAGCCAGTGCAACCGATGCCCGGCACGGAGCCGATCGCCGGCACACCGGCCCTGGCGCCGCCGGATGCTCCCGTCGTGGCCGATTCGGAACCCGGCTTCACACCGCGGCCCGGAATACTGCGGCCCGCCGCGGCGCCTGAGGATCAGGGCGACATACAGTTCACACCGATGCCGGCACGCCCGGCCGCGGCACAACCCGCACCGCCACCCGCACCGTCCGCGGCGGCGGTGCGCGTGCCGGGCGCCCGGGTGGCGGAACTACTGGTGGAGCGGGCGCCGGTGCAGCGCCGGCAGCGACTGGCGAGGCGCACCTCGCGCTTCACCGCGGCGCAGTGGCTGCTGGGCGGCCTCGGCGTGCTGGTCGTGCTGTTGATCAACGTCGTCGGCTTCTGGGTCTGGACGCAGGGCCGCGTGGCGGTGCGCGGCAAGTTCGCGGGCGACCTTACCACGTTCATTTATGACAAGCTCGCAGGCCTGAAGAGTGTGATGGCGCTGCTGGCCCTCCTCTGCGCCGCGATCGCCGTGCTGACGATGCGTGCGGCGATCATCGACAACCGCCACCTGGCGCCAGGCACCTATCGCAAGCTGCGGCAGTATCACCGCGTCGCCGGCTGGGCTGCGATCTGGATCGCGCTCGCCGTCGGTTTTCTCACCTGCTTCGGCATCTTCGGTTTCGGCACGGGTTCGTGGCGCACATTCCTGCATTCGCTGCTGGGCACGGCGCTGGTCGCGGTGATCTTCGCCAAGATCGCC